A DNA window from Nitrospira sp. contains the following coding sequences:
- a CDS encoding hypothetical protein (Evidence 4 : Unknown function but conserved in other organisms; MaGe:77309772), with protein MEAEDAEKVFGDAAERSFLARLASPSYDGLAMALDLLECNSHVSPFDPLPQFIPGSVCLCCDVCCRFPESDSFLRPYFTRDEIDAAVAQGLSPALFIDPAGSQIALVKDAESEGYLCPAFDPATSHCGIYEQRPLDCQLYPLALMWSADGSEIELGWDTKCPFMREAVPEEIRRHAGRVQALLQHDRMLQLLSKNPRLIGRFQEDVIVLASLPEVTGRLRSCQPVLQPDSRLRPLRMEDAPRMKEALERSECLGHEALAAYAFEYHYIWTATLPYWWMERDGVFFLFASSPDGWFMPLPPIGPRPLEESVEEGLADLHRWNHGSPVSRIESMTDRQQARLAGSRLRWSEKSPDYLYRTGSLARLAGDSYRSQRALCNRVERMASVALRPYRAADRPACRDLFRRWVSQKQSGQLDAMGQFLLEDAAAAHELVWELADRQGLAGSVVCVQDRVMGYTFGYRLAPETFAVLVEVADRAVPGLAQYLFRETCRAAHHAGAEYINAMDDAGLPGLRAAKLTYHPVATVKSWIASPLQP; from the coding sequence ATGGAAGCGGAGGATGCTGAGAAAGTTTTTGGCGATGCGGCTGAGCGATCATTCCTTGCTCGATTGGCGAGCCCATCGTATGATGGGCTCGCCATGGCGCTTGATCTGCTGGAGTGCAACTCGCACGTGAGCCCGTTCGACCCACTGCCTCAATTCATTCCAGGCTCTGTATGTCTGTGCTGCGATGTCTGTTGCCGATTTCCCGAATCGGACAGTTTCCTGCGCCCCTACTTTACGCGGGATGAGATTGATGCGGCGGTGGCGCAGGGACTATCGCCGGCGTTGTTTATCGATCCCGCTGGCTCTCAAATTGCGCTGGTCAAAGACGCAGAGAGCGAGGGCTATCTCTGTCCCGCCTTCGATCCGGCGACGTCGCACTGCGGCATCTATGAACAGCGGCCGCTCGACTGCCAGCTCTATCCGCTGGCGCTGATGTGGAGTGCCGATGGTTCAGAGATCGAGCTGGGATGGGATACCAAGTGTCCTTTCATGCGGGAGGCCGTTCCCGAAGAGATCCGCCGGCATGCCGGGCGGGTTCAGGCGCTTCTTCAGCACGATCGCATGCTCCAGCTTCTTTCGAAGAATCCTCGCCTCATTGGACGGTTCCAGGAGGATGTGATCGTGCTCGCCTCGCTTCCGGAGGTGACAGGCCGGCTGCGTTCTTGTCAGCCGGTTTTGCAGCCGGACTCGCGTCTCCGTCCGCTTCGGATGGAAGATGCGCCTCGGATGAAGGAGGCGTTGGAGAGGTCCGAATGTCTAGGCCATGAGGCACTAGCAGCCTATGCCTTTGAGTATCACTATATATGGACGGCGACGCTGCCCTATTGGTGGATGGAACGGGACGGTGTATTCTTCCTGTTCGCCTCTTCCCCCGATGGGTGGTTTATGCCGTTGCCTCCGATTGGGCCACGACCGCTCGAAGAATCGGTCGAGGAGGGGCTTGCCGATTTGCATCGATGGAATCATGGTTCTCCGGTCAGCCGGATTGAGAGTATGACGGATCGCCAGCAGGCGCGTCTCGCCGGCAGCCGTCTGCGTTGGTCGGAGAAGTCTCCGGACTATCTGTACCGGACTGGCTCGCTGGCGCGGCTCGCCGGAGATTCCTATCGGTCGCAACGCGCGCTGTGCAACCGGGTCGAGCGGATGGCCTCGGTCGCGCTCCGTCCGTATAGGGCGGCCGACCGGCCTGCCTGCCGCGATCTGTTCCGTCGATGGGTGTCGCAGAAGCAATCAGGGCAACTGGATGCGATGGGGCAATTTCTTTTAGAGGATGCCGCAGCGGCGCATGAGCTGGTCTGGGAACTGGCCGACCGGCAGGGACTCGCTGGCAGCGTGGTCTGTGTGCAGGATCGGGTGATGGGCTATACGTTTGGCTACCGGCTGGCGCCCGAGACGTTTGCGGTGCTGGTCGAAGTTGCCGACCGAGCCGTGCCCGGATTGGCGCAATATCTGTTTCGCGAGACGTGCCGCGCCGCGCACCACGCCGGCGCCGAGTATATCAATGCCATGGACGATGCCGGGTTGCCCGGCCTGCGAGCCGCCAAGCTCACGTACCATCCCGTGGCGACCGTCAAGAGTTGGATTGCGAGTCCATTACAGCCATGA
- a CDS encoding hypothetical protein (Evidence 4 : Unknown function but conserved in other organisms; MaGe:77309773) translates to MAHTPLPCSSLASDLAIRRCADLQTQLEAAGLFASDAAPLATNSWRVSPCPLVLSPEQVAFFTKLGPQLLAFYRAHNRLYLDSVKGAQPEWVAQYLDQGKPDALIAYSRMKRFRNELPAVIRPDVIPTQDGMVITELDSVPGGIGLTACLSSLYSGLDDRPLPLVGGRDGMVRGFAAMLQAIRQERPGCIAIVASEEAKEYRPEMTWLAARLREQGLSAYCIEPKEIHFTEEGLRLHTAIGEEPIAVLYRFYELFDLLNIPKAELIQYAAKKELVTVTPPYKPALEEKSAFALLHHPVLRPFWEKELGEATLLDLTTIMPRTWLLDPAPIPPSATIPGLHMGGRAVTNWRDLAAATQKERHYVIKPSGFSELAWGSRGVSVGHDLPQTEWAAALDHALASFPTTPYILQEFHKGRLYELDYWDPAANQLVKMNGRARLSPYYFVANGQAELAGILATVCSAEKKIIHGMKDAIMVPCALPQA, encoded by the coding sequence TTGGCCCATACACCGTTACCCTGTTCGTCTCTGGCGTCAGACCTCGCCATCCGCCGCTGTGCCGACTTACAGACACAGCTGGAAGCAGCCGGCCTCTTTGCCTCGGATGCCGCGCCGCTGGCCACGAACTCCTGGCGAGTCAGTCCTTGCCCGCTCGTCCTTTCTCCGGAACAGGTCGCCTTCTTTACCAAACTGGGCCCCCAGCTCCTAGCCTTCTACCGGGCTCACAACCGCCTGTATCTCGACAGCGTGAAGGGCGCTCAGCCGGAATGGGTCGCGCAGTACCTCGATCAGGGCAAACCCGACGCCTTGATCGCCTATAGCCGAATGAAGCGCTTTCGGAATGAGCTGCCTGCGGTGATTCGCCCGGATGTCATTCCCACTCAAGATGGCATGGTCATTACGGAACTGGACTCGGTTCCCGGCGGGATCGGTCTGACGGCCTGCCTGTCCTCCCTCTATAGCGGACTCGATGACCGGCCGCTGCCGCTGGTCGGCGGCCGCGACGGCATGGTGCGAGGATTTGCCGCCATGTTGCAGGCGATCCGGCAAGAACGACCCGGCTGCATTGCCATCGTCGCCTCGGAAGAGGCGAAGGAATACCGGCCGGAAATGACCTGGCTGGCCGCCCGGCTCCGCGAACAGGGCCTTTCCGCCTACTGCATCGAGCCGAAGGAGATCCACTTCACCGAAGAAGGGTTGCGGCTTCACACGGCAATCGGCGAAGAACCCATCGCCGTGCTCTACCGTTTTTACGAACTATTCGATCTCTTGAATATCCCGAAGGCCGAGTTGATCCAGTACGCCGCCAAAAAGGAATTGGTGACGGTCACGCCGCCCTATAAACCGGCCTTGGAGGAAAAGTCGGCCTTTGCGCTGCTGCACCACCCCGTGCTCCGGCCCTTCTGGGAAAAAGAGCTCGGCGAAGCCACCTTGCTCGACCTGACCACGATTATGCCGCGCACCTGGTTGCTCGACCCGGCGCCGATTCCGCCGAGCGCTACCATTCCTGGCCTGCACATGGGCGGCCGCGCCGTCACCAATTGGCGCGATCTCGCCGCCGCCACGCAAAAAGAACGGCATTACGTCATCAAGCCGTCGGGCTTCTCCGAGCTGGCCTGGGGCAGCCGGGGCGTGTCCGTTGGGCACGATCTCCCGCAGACCGAATGGGCCGCGGCCCTCGATCATGCGCTCGCGTCGTTTCCGACGACGCCGTACATTCTTCAGGAGTTTCACAAGGGCCGTCTCTACGAGCTCGACTACTGGGATCCGGCGGCGAACCAGCTGGTAAAAATGAACGGCCGCGCGCGCCTGTCCCCCTACTATTTTGTGGCCAACGGGCAGGCCGAACTGGCCGGAATCCTCGCCACCGTCTGCTCCGCGGAAAAGAAAATTATCCATGGGATGAAAGATGCCATCATGGTCCCCTGCGCGCTGCCACAAGCGTAA
- a CDS encoding Putative Glutaredoxin (Evidence 3 : Putative function from multiple computational evidences; MaGe:77309774): MALTLYHVDWCPDCKAVRNKLAELGVPYTGIVVPDIRPMRKVVHDVSGQYYVPVLVDGNKILTETHDILAHLDSHYAKTAS, translated from the coding sequence ATGGCGCTGACGCTCTATCATGTGGATTGGTGTCCCGACTGCAAAGCCGTTCGGAACAAACTGGCGGAACTCGGAGTCCCCTATACCGGCATCGTCGTGCCGGACATCCGCCCAATGCGGAAAGTCGTCCATGACGTCTCCGGCCAATATTATGTGCCCGTGCTGGTAGACGGAAACAAGATCTTGACCGAGACGCACGACATCTTGGCCCACCTCGACAGCCACTATGCCAAGACTGCTTCCTAA
- a CDS encoding L-lysine 2,3-aminomutase (MaGe:77309775) — protein sequence MTPVEEWRRILAESIVKPKDLADRFGLDEKEIEAIVGPYPMRITPTVLGTMKEKGDAIWKQVVPEIAELDDIDAEDDPLEEDLMSPVPHLVHRYPDRVLLMVTNQCPIYCRFCTRKRLVGKPGFLKQGELDRAIAYLREHTEVRDVILSGGDPLLLPDHLLDRILKALRTIPHLELIRIGSRVPGTLPQRITAKLCEIVKKYHPIYMNLHFNHPDELTPEVKAACGMLADAGVPLGAQTVLLKGVNDDPEIMKRLVHQLLLARVKPYYLYQADLTKGTNHFRTTVETGLNIVKALQGHTSGMAVPHFVIDAPGGGGKIPLLPSDYLVNLDEDGAVLRNYERKTFHYPQPTSGRELPMVGARAGFEYDANENSYPDRDGFSSWGNSCGGNTDDL from the coding sequence ATGACGCCCGTGGAGGAATGGAGACGAATCCTCGCTGAGAGCATCGTGAAACCAAAAGATCTGGCCGACCGGTTCGGACTCGACGAGAAAGAAATCGAAGCCATCGTCGGTCCATACCCTATGCGGATCACCCCGACCGTCCTCGGGACGATGAAAGAAAAAGGCGATGCCATCTGGAAGCAAGTCGTCCCGGAGATCGCGGAGCTGGACGACATCGACGCGGAAGACGATCCCCTCGAAGAAGACCTGATGAGTCCGGTGCCTCACCTGGTCCATCGGTACCCCGACCGCGTCCTCCTCATGGTGACCAACCAATGTCCGATCTACTGCCGCTTCTGCACCAGAAAACGGCTGGTGGGCAAACCAGGCTTTCTGAAGCAAGGCGAACTGGATCGCGCCATCGCCTATCTGCGGGAGCATACCGAAGTCCGGGACGTCATCCTCTCGGGCGGCGATCCACTGCTGCTCCCCGACCATTTGCTGGACCGTATTCTGAAGGCTCTGCGGACGATCCCTCATTTGGAGCTTATTCGCATCGGATCCCGTGTGCCGGGCACGCTGCCGCAGCGGATTACGGCGAAGCTCTGCGAGATCGTCAAGAAGTATCACCCGATCTATATGAACCTGCATTTCAATCACCCCGACGAGCTGACGCCCGAAGTCAAAGCCGCTTGCGGCATGCTGGCGGATGCGGGCGTGCCACTTGGCGCGCAAACCGTCCTGTTGAAAGGGGTGAACGACGATCCGGAGATTATGAAACGCCTGGTGCATCAGTTGCTCCTGGCGCGGGTCAAGCCCTATTATCTCTATCAGGCGGACTTGACGAAGGGGACAAATCATTTTCGCACGACCGTGGAAACCGGGCTGAACATCGTCAAGGCGTTGCAAGGCCATACCAGCGGCATGGCCGTTCCGCATTTCGTCATCGACGCGCCCGGCGGGGGCGGGAAGATTCCGCTGCTGCCCAGCGACTATCTCGTCAATTTGGATGAGGACGGAGCCGTGCTCCGCAACTACGAACGCAAGACGTTCCACTATCCGCAACCGACATCCGGCCGCGAACTGCCAATGGTCGGCGCCCGCGCCGGATTCGAGTACGACGCGAACGAAAATAGTTATCCCGATCGCGACGGGTTCTCCTCATGGGGCAATAGTTGCGGAGGCAATACGGACGATCTGTGA
- a CDS encoding 2'-deoxycytidine 5'-triphosphate deaminase (MaGe:77309776), with protein sequence MSTPSTHGILPYQDIKQLVATQAIAASPAVEDRQIQPASLDLRLGHKAYRLISSFLPELSAISSRLDVLDFYQSDLVMYEVDLTEGAILEKGHVYLVPLLESLKLPKTLRARANPKSTTGRLDVFTRVVTDLNAGFDEIRAGYRGPLFLEVVPRSFAVKVRTGQSLNQIRFVRGDATVSDASLKTLHRKSPLLYHNSPARTTLEQGEFRAERGLFLRIDLKGGDRTGSRIIGYRAKKNSHVIDLAKVGHYRAADFWEPLYRHRNDSLLLEPEEFYILASKERIRVPAGYAAEMVAYEAACGELRTHYAGFFDPGFGYGAKGEIKGTQVVLEVRPHDVPFLIHDGQTFFKVVYDRMLDVPSQLYGTTLGSSYQGQALTLSKHFKV encoded by the coding sequence GTGAGCACACCATCGACCCACGGCATTCTCCCATATCAGGATATTAAGCAGCTGGTCGCCACGCAGGCGATTGCGGCCTCTCCCGCCGTCGAAGACCGGCAGATTCAACCGGCCAGCCTCGACCTGCGCCTGGGGCACAAAGCCTACCGGCTGATCAGCAGTTTTCTGCCTGAATTGTCCGCCATTTCCTCGCGGCTCGATGTCCTCGACTTCTATCAATCCGATCTGGTCATGTACGAGGTGGATTTGACGGAAGGGGCCATTCTGGAAAAAGGCCATGTCTACCTCGTGCCGCTGCTGGAAAGCCTGAAGCTCCCCAAAACCCTGCGCGCCAGGGCGAACCCGAAAAGCACCACCGGTCGATTGGATGTCTTCACCCGTGTCGTGACGGACCTGAATGCGGGCTTCGACGAAATCCGCGCCGGCTATCGCGGGCCGTTATTTCTTGAAGTCGTGCCGCGCTCGTTCGCCGTCAAAGTCCGCACCGGCCAGTCGCTGAATCAGATTCGGTTCGTCCGCGGCGACGCGACCGTCAGCGACGCGTCGTTGAAAACGCTGCACCGCAAATCGCCGCTGCTCTATCACAACAGCCCGGCCAGAACCACGCTGGAACAAGGCGAGTTCCGCGCCGAGCGCGGGCTCTTCCTGCGCATCGACCTCAAGGGCGGCGACCGGACGGGCTCCCGCATCATCGGGTATCGAGCCAAGAAAAACAGCCACGTCATCGATCTGGCCAAAGTCGGGCACTATCGCGCGGCGGACTTTTGGGAACCGCTCTACCGCCACCGGAACGACAGCCTGCTCCTGGAACCGGAAGAGTTTTATATTCTGGCGTCCAAGGAGCGCATTCGCGTGCCAGCCGGGTACGCCGCCGAAATGGTCGCGTATGAAGCGGCCTGCGGAGAGTTGCGCACGCACTACGCCGGATTCTTCGACCCGGGCTTCGGCTATGGCGCGAAGGGCGAGATCAAGGGGACGCAGGTGGTGCTGGAAGTCCGCCCCCACGATGTGCCGTTCCTGATCCACGACGGGCAGACGTTTTTTAAGGTTGTATATGACCGCATGCTCGACGTACCCTCACAGCTCTACGGCACCACGTTAGGATCGTCGTATCAAGGACAGGCCCTCACGCTCAGCAAACATTTTAAAGTGTAA
- a CDS encoding conserved membrane protein of unknown function (Evidence 4 : Unknown function but conserved in other organisms; MaGe:77309777), giving the protein MAPTDLPTKDPAPPSSPGHVDGETSEDKQLSVAGMMTGTALIFIGFLNVFLSISGGFEINAVPLLIYFGGIAVWANAVVENPTWRYSVMIAAIAIGLGFFHYGEVLFWHKQVVFWVTVVVVMYFMFREPKTPDR; this is encoded by the coding sequence ATGGCACCGACAGACCTCCCGACAAAAGATCCCGCGCCGCCTTCGTCGCCGGGCCACGTGGACGGCGAGACCAGCGAGGACAAGCAGCTGAGCGTCGCCGGCATGATGACCGGCACTGCGCTGATCTTCATCGGTTTTCTGAACGTCTTTCTGTCGATCAGCGGCGGCTTCGAGATCAATGCCGTCCCGCTGCTCATCTATTTCGGCGGCATCGCCGTCTGGGCCAATGCGGTCGTCGAGAACCCCACATGGCGCTACAGCGTCATGATCGCCGCCATCGCCATCGGGCTGGGATTTTTCCACTATGGCGAAGTGCTTTTCTGGCACAAGCAAGTCGTCTTCTGGGTAACCGTCGTGGTCGTCATGTACTTCATGTTCCGAGAGCCCAAGACACCGGACCGCTAA
- a CDS encoding Glycosyl transferase, family 2 (MaGe:77309778): MIAVIIPTLNESSTIAHTLAHTVALGFDDIIVSDGGSTDSTIQIVQTCCAKMQTIKLITAPTGRARQMNEGVKACRNDILLFLHADTELPPQAKQAIESALNDPQIVGGRFDVRFDRPSRWGTVISWLMNRRSRLTGIATGDQALFVRRRIFEQMGGFPEIPLMEDIAFSRRLKRQGPTAALTDCVTTSFRRWEQNGPLRTILLMWTLRFLYWLGVSPARLNHFYRAIR; this comes from the coding sequence ATGATTGCCGTCATCATCCCCACCCTGAACGAATCCTCGACCATCGCGCACACACTGGCGCACACCGTTGCATTGGGATTCGACGACATTATTGTCAGCGACGGCGGCAGCACCGACTCGACCATCCAAATCGTTCAGACCTGCTGTGCCAAGATGCAGACCATCAAGCTGATCACCGCGCCGACCGGCCGCGCCCGTCAAATGAACGAGGGCGTGAAGGCCTGCCGCAACGACATCCTCCTGTTTCTCCATGCCGACACGGAGCTGCCTCCACAGGCCAAGCAGGCCATTGAATCTGCCTTGAACGATCCACAGATCGTCGGAGGCCGGTTCGATGTCCGCTTCGACCGGCCCTCCCGTTGGGGCACGGTGATCAGCTGGCTGATGAACCGGCGCTCGCGCCTCACCGGCATCGCCACCGGCGATCAAGCCCTCTTCGTCCGCCGCCGGATTTTTGAACAGATGGGCGGCTTCCCGGAAATCCCGCTGATGGAAGATATTGCCTTCAGCCGGCGATTGAAGCGCCAGGGACCAACCGCCGCGCTCACCGACTGCGTGACGACCTCGTTTCGCCGCTGGGAGCAGAATGGCCCGCTCCGCACAATTCTCTTGATGTGGACCCTGCGGTTCCTGTATTGGCTGGGGGTCAGCCCAGCACGACTCAACCATTTTTACAGGGCCATCCGATGA
- a CDS encoding Glycosyltransferase (MaGe:77309779), translating to MKQQTPSSPQAAHNAALVIFAKAPIAGQVKTRLCPPLTHDEAATLHGSFVLDMLERTKAGAAKLKLPVDRYLACAPSSTLVFFQIMEERQRVKLIDQVGDDLGARMQQAFAALFAKGYRKVIVVGTDIPSLPLDHYQQALALLDTHDIVLGPAMDGGYYLIGLTQPRPELFAGIAWSTERVLAATQEKAASLSLKTALLPPWRDVDTIDDLRALIEASALDAKNPKHEQAFSQRTAGALQHLAKSLRARAGSPPPSNGYPA from the coding sequence ATGAAGCAGCAGACTCCTTCTTCGCCCCAGGCCGCGCACAACGCCGCACTCGTTATTTTTGCCAAGGCGCCGATTGCCGGACAGGTCAAAACCCGTCTCTGTCCACCCCTCACCCACGACGAAGCTGCCACGTTACACGGCAGCTTTGTCCTCGACATGCTGGAGCGCACCAAGGCCGGCGCCGCCAAACTCAAGCTGCCGGTCGATCGCTATCTGGCCTGCGCGCCATCTTCCACGCTCGTCTTTTTCCAAATCATGGAAGAACGGCAACGCGTGAAGTTGATCGACCAGGTGGGCGACGATCTGGGCGCGCGCATGCAGCAGGCGTTCGCAGCCCTGTTCGCCAAGGGCTACCGGAAGGTCATCGTCGTCGGCACCGATATCCCGTCGCTCCCGCTCGATCATTACCAGCAGGCCCTGGCTTTGCTGGATACGCACGACATCGTGCTAGGACCGGCAATGGATGGCGGTTACTATTTGATCGGGCTCACGCAACCGAGGCCGGAGCTCTTTGCCGGCATCGCCTGGTCCACCGAGCGCGTGCTCGCCGCCACACAAGAGAAAGCGGCCAGCCTCAGCTTGAAAACGGCGCTGCTGCCTCCATGGCGCGATGTCGATACCATCGACGACCTGCGCGCATTGATCGAAGCCAGCGCGTTGGATGCAAAAAATCCAAAACACGAACAGGCCTTTTCACAACGGACCGCCGGCGCATTGCAACATCTCGCGAAGAGCCTTCGGGCAAGAGCTGGCAGCCCTCCACCATCGAACGGATATCCCGCATGA
- a CDS encoding 3-oxoacyl-(Acyl-carrier-protein) reductase (MaGe:77309780), translating into MNERIALITGGAKGIGRGIALDLAAQHWKIAICYRTSEAEAQKTALAITERGGQALAIRCDVSDPVAAKDLVAQIERTWGHIDALINGAGPYHRVNLFDETVEGWNEMFDGNLHPIFYLAKAAAPGMQARKSGRIINFSMANTEQMISQPDVTAHYIAKAGVLILTRTLAKLLAPHGITVNAISPGFIDSGSAPPGELASMMKRIPAGYIGTVDDIVAAVRYLLSEDARYVNGANIQISGAWGI; encoded by the coding sequence ATGAATGAACGGATTGCCCTGATTACCGGCGGAGCCAAGGGGATCGGAAGAGGGATTGCCCTCGACTTGGCCGCGCAGCACTGGAAGATCGCCATCTGCTATCGGACGAGCGAGGCGGAGGCTCAGAAAACGGCGTTGGCCATCACCGAACGGGGCGGACAGGCGCTCGCCATTCGCTGCGATGTCTCGGACCCCGTTGCGGCAAAAGACCTGGTGGCCCAGATCGAACGAACCTGGGGGCACATCGATGCCCTCATCAACGGAGCCGGCCCCTACCATCGCGTAAATCTGTTCGACGAAACAGTCGAAGGCTGGAACGAGATGTTCGACGGCAATCTCCACCCTATTTTCTATCTAGCCAAAGCCGCAGCCCCTGGAATGCAAGCGCGCAAGAGCGGCCGCATCATCAATTTCAGCATGGCCAACACCGAGCAGATGATCTCGCAACCGGACGTGACCGCGCATTATATCGCCAAAGCGGGCGTGCTGATTCTAACCCGGACGCTGGCGAAGCTGCTGGCGCCCCATGGCATCACCGTGAACGCGATCTCGCCGGGATTCATCGATTCCGGCAGCGCGCCGCCGGGAGAGTTGGCCAGCATGATGAAGCGCATTCCCGCCGGCTATATCGGCACCGTCGACGACATCGTCGCCGCCGTGCGATACTTGCTGAGTGAAGACGCGCGCTACGTGAATGGCGCGAATATTCAGATCAGCGGCGCCTGGGGAATTTAG
- a CDS encoding hypothetical protein (Evidence 5 : Unknown function; MaGe:77309781), with the protein MSRDSNKPADALVAVRRFSFAELVLGEESLSLGFRRRPVHFGVAAAVEAGEAIAGFAAGVGHGDEGDRGVVEGTGRLVVEKMHFRHHRNRGDVPRRLMLFLAGNLFDQVAALASRFIGFNAGVVRREVGDIHRTPAARLGASEVLMLQRLDKSTMRFPFLIGFHMFFLPFHSLSEVSGLVSDCAH; encoded by the coding sequence ATGAGCCGGGACAGCAATAAACCGGCGGACGCTCTTGTGGCGGTCCGCCGGTTTTCTTTTGCCGAGTTGGTGTTGGGAGAAGAGAGCTTATCCCTTGGCTTCCGGCGGCGGCCAGTTCATTTCGGTGTGGCGGCCGCAGTAGAAGCAGGCGAGGCGATAGCGGGCTTTGCGGCGGGGGTTGGGCATGGAGATGAAGGTGATAGGGGTGTCGTCGAAGGGACAGGTCGGCTGGTCGTGGAGAAGATGCACTTCCGCCATCATCGTAATCGAGGCGATGTCCCACGCCGGCTGATGCTCTTCCTTGCCGGTAATCTTTTCGACCAAGTGGCAGCGCTCGCAAGTCGCTTCATAGGATTTAATGCGGGCGTTGTGCGGCGTGAGGTCGGCGACATCCATCGCACCCCCGCAGCCAGGCTTGGAGCAAGTGAGGTGCTCATGCTGCAGCGCCTGGACAAATCGACGATGCGCTTCCCGTTCTTGATCGGTTTTCATATGTTTTTTCTCCCCTTCCACTCACTCAGCGAGGTGAGCGGGTTGGTTTCAGACTGCGCGCATTGA
- a CDS encoding Glutaredoxin (MaGe:77309783) — MAEPIEEEIQKEVKAHKILIYGKGTKTMPMCGFTRETMQFFDKYGYPYELVDVLSQPVKREALTKMTNWPTLPKVFIDGTFYGDTDILDPMEKKGEMEPLLKKAFGK; from the coding sequence ATGGCTGAACCGATAGAAGAGGAAATCCAGAAGGAAGTGAAAGCGCATAAGATTCTGATCTATGGCAAGGGAACGAAGACCATGCCGATGTGTGGATTCACGCGCGAAACGATGCAGTTTTTCGACAAGTACGGCTATCCGTACGAATTGGTCGATGTGCTGTCGCAGCCGGTCAAGCGGGAAGCGCTGACCAAGATGACCAACTGGCCGACGTTGCCCAAGGTGTTCATCGATGGGACCTTCTACGGCGACACCGATATCCTGGACCCGATGGAAAAGAAGGGCGAGATGGAACCGCTGCTAAAGAAAGCATTCGGCAAGTAA
- a CDS encoding Cell division protein BolA (MaGe:77309784): protein MITPEVLTQYVQKSLPDAAVTVTDRTGTMDHLKVTVVSEAFREKSLLDRHRLIYQALDVPMKDGRIHALELTARTRDEA from the coding sequence ATGATTACACCGGAAGTGTTGACCCAGTACGTTCAGAAGAGCCTGCCGGACGCGGCGGTGACGGTGACCGATCGCACCGGGACGATGGATCATTTGAAAGTGACCGTGGTGTCGGAGGCGTTTCGTGAGAAAAGTCTTCTGGACCGGCACCGGCTTATCTATCAGGCGCTCGATGTGCCGATGAAGGATGGGCGTATTCACGCCTTGGAGTTGACCGCCCGAACGAGAGACGAAGCTTAG
- a CDS encoding Putative Response regulator, CheY-like (Evidence 3 : Putative function from multiple computational evidences; MaGe:77309785) has product MADFKSGFFVGGDACNGRVLVVDDEPDIRKVVKMTLQKAGYDVLEAENGEKAIEAINSGENRLLLDVMVCDIRMPKVNGIEAIAYFRQNYPRVPLIVLTGFPDTDMATSLLRQGVVDYLVKPVEGEKLKAAVARAMEQRELAPL; this is encoded by the coding sequence ATGGCTGACTTTAAATCGGGATTCTTTGTCGGAGGAGATGCGTGCAACGGGCGAGTCCTTGTCGTGGACGATGAGCCGGATATCCGCAAAGTCGTCAAGATGACCTTACAGAAAGCTGGGTACGACGTGCTGGAGGCCGAGAATGGCGAGAAGGCCATTGAAGCCATCAACAGCGGAGAAAACCGGCTGCTGCTCGACGTCATGGTCTGCGATATCCGCATGCCGAAGGTCAATGGGATCGAAGCGATCGCCTACTTCCGGCAGAATTATCCCCGCGTGCCCTTGATTGTTCTCACCGGGTTCCCCGATACCGACATGGCCACGTCGTTGCTCAGGCAGGGGGTGGTCGACTATCTGGTGAAACCCGTTGAAGGAGAGAAGCTGAAAGCCGCCGTCGCCCGTGCGATGGAGCAACGCGAACTGGCGCCCTTATGA